In one window of Mytilus trossulus isolate FHL-02 chromosome 7, PNRI_Mtr1.1.1.hap1, whole genome shotgun sequence DNA:
- the LOC134727148 gene encoding uncharacterized protein LOC134727148: MSFEDFIKGASDVCYRPFAWSYPFDDSGAEDDEDEDELTGQEYSRMLTYLGEVEKEISHSNSTPYFEVFLNNLPKQFQDICHDVKNARLCSQEQLMIDPTHFYRHSLDIYRHVLTETASEIRFEAIRTVFKVLDDSTKISPVYTNISSGSKGEGLYVPGGDYDLMTILEQIQVNQTCSVIEEDRPVLLFDNSYSYPGFTHLKIGQNRFSTEIFNTWGENTFYGPLISNDSFKNYFLSRYRDSDCKIHGPCISDSKDGVDHLFCFRAMLWPDVANSWLTRNRISSMWPPSDVILNSVSQGILLVPIGSKFGSTEDCSYEWRISFSLQERDLIYSFNNTQVLCYTVFKYLKNDLLKILGLCSYFIKTAIFWLCEELDNSMWIPKHFVQCLHEIQRRLIYWFRYGYCPHYFITENNLFEGLLPEERKQIEVKLLNLFQLLSQYMFSKKFNLHFTAAYKNIN; encoded by the exons ATGTCATTTGAAGATTTCATCAAGGGAGCAAGTGATGTCTGTTATCGACCGTTCGCCTGGTCTTACCCGTTTGATGATTCTGGTGCAGAggatgatgaagatgaagaCGAGCTTACCGGACAAGAATATTCTAGAATGCTAACGTATTTAGGTGAAGTGGAGAAAGAAATATCCCACTCAAATTCCACTCCTTATTTTGAAGTATTTCTGAATAACCTGCCAAAACAGTTTCAAGACATTTGTCACGATGTAAAGAATGCTCGACTTTGCAGCCAAG aacaaCTGATGATTGACCCTACACATTTTTATCGTCATTCATTGGACATCTATCGACATGTTCTCACGGAAACGGCATCGGAGATTCGTTTTGAAGCAATTAGAACAGTTTTTAAAGTCTTAGATGATTCTACTAAAATATCTCCTGTGTATACAAATATTAGCAGTGGTAGTAAAGGTGAGGGTTTGTATGTCCCTGGTGGGGATTATGACTTAATGACAATTCTGGAACAAATACAAGTAAACCAAACTTGTTCTGTTATTGAGGAAGACCGTCCCGTCCTGTTATTTGATAATAGTTATTCATATCCCGGTTTTACACATCTGAAAATTGGGCAAAACCGATTTTCAACGGAAATATTTAATACTTGGGGAGAAAACACGTTTTATGGACCTCTTATTTCAAACGATagttttaagaattattttctGTCGCGATATCGTGATAGTGACTGTAAGATTCATGGTCCATGTATTTCCGATTCAAAAGATGGTGTAGACCATCTTTTTTGTTTCCGGGCTATGTTATGGCCAGATGTGGCAAACTCGTGGTTGACAAGAAATAGAATCTCATCAATGTGGCCACCATCTGATGTCATATTGAACTCTGTCAGCCAAGGAATCTTGCTGGTACCAATTGGCAGCAAATTCGGTTCCACTGAGGATTGTTCTTACGAATGGCGAATATCATTCTCATTACAAGAAAGAGATCTAATTTATTCATTCAACAACACACAGGTTTTGTGCTACACAGTGTTTAAGTACTTGAAAAATGATCTATTGAAAATATTAGGATTATGCTCTTACTTTATCAAGACAGCTATATTTTGGTTATGTGAAGAATTAGATAACAGTATGTGGATACCAAAACATTTTGTACAGTGCCTTCATGAAATACAGCGTCGTCTAATTTATTGGTTTAGGTACGGATATTGTCCTCATTACTTTATAACAGAAAACAACCTATTCGAGGGACTGCTTCCggaagaaagaaaacaaatagaagTTAAATTGCTGAATCTTTTTCAATTGCTTTCTCAATATATGTTCtccaaaaaatttaatttacactTCACTGCagcttataaaaatataaattaa
- the LOC134727149 gene encoding uncharacterized protein LOC134727149, producing the protein MWKELFFLLVVTTSLVASVKVQCKQDSQCGSDECCYYHEGPMVASKRRRAVLPFTGMVQGGWCEKYKTRGEYCDTIEMMNGHCECAPGLKCTFISDQHVTPQPIVQKRGPVFGGHYECQT; encoded by the exons ATGTGGAAAGAATTGTTTTTTCTATTGGTAGTGACAACATCGTTAGTCGCATCAGTTAAG GTCCAGTGTAAACAGGATTCTCAATGTGGCTCGGATGAATGCTGTTATTATCACGAAGGGCCAATGGTTGCCAGCAAAAGGCGCCGGGCTGTTTTACCGTTTACTGGTATGGTTCAAG gcgGCTGGTGTGAAAAATACAAGACTCGAGGAGAATACTGTGATACTATTGAAATGATGAATGGTCATTGCGAATGTGCTCCTGGATTGAAGTGTACATTTATTTCAGACCAACATGTTACTCCACAACCAATAGTGCAAAAACGAGGACCAGTCTTTGGGGGACATTACGAATGTCAAACGTAA